In Marinibacterium anthonyi, the DNA window CCAGCACCAGGTCACCGCCGCCGCGATTGATGATATCCTCGGTCTTCAGGTCGTGACGGTGCATCGGCGAGATCTGATCGACGCCCGAGATCATCGCCTTTTCCGCATAAAGCATGCCGCGCCCCGAAGCCATCTGGCCCAGGTCGCCGTTGCGCGTGGTGAACAGGACCAAGCCCAGGTCGTCGAACTTGCCCTGGCCGTAGTCCGTGATGTCCCAGCCCAGGCGGCGGGCGCGGATCTGGTCGCCTTCGGGACCGAGGATCCGTTCGGGTGTCCAGTCGGCGAAGGGGGGCAGGTAATGGCCGAAGCGGCGGATGAAGGCCTCCGACCGTTTCAGGATCTCGTTCACCTCGGAACGCAGCATGTCAGTTCTCCAGTTCCAATTCCTGGGCCCAGGGCGGGTTCGGCCCGGCGCGCGCCACTGTCACTGCCGCAGCACGGGTGCCGAGCGACAACGCCTCGGACAATTCTGTTTCGCTCACCGCCGGGAACGCGGCCTTGTCCAGCCGCCCGGCCCGGCGCAGGCCCGACAGCAGCCCGGCGTTGAACGTATCGCCCGCCCCGACGGTATCCGCAACCTGCGCCGCGGGGCTGGGAACCCGCACGTGCAGGCCGGAGGCCATGATCGCCTCGGCGC includes these proteins:
- a CDS encoding ABC-type sugar transport system, auxiliary component yields the protein MLRSEVNEILKRSEAFIRRFGHYLPPFADWTPERILGPEGDQIRARRLGWDITDYGQGKFDDLGLVLFTTRNGDLGQMASGRGMLYAEKAMISGVDQISPMHRHDLKTEDIINRGGGDLVLELFTAAPDGSIDRDAPVEVRCDGVLTRLDAGGHLRLKPGASVTLEPTTWHAFWAEGEPCMICEVSTVNNDETDNIFEAPIGRFPTVKDDEPAWRLMVPDYPA